From a single Sinomonas atrocyanea genomic region:
- a CDS encoding iron-containing alcohol dehydrogenase — protein sequence MTFQISLPRLMTVGAGAVRELGSTVRDLGASRPLVVTDPFMKDSGTVDAALASLRDAGLATGLYAECVPDPTTDSLKAGLAAVEEHRADLLVGFGGGSSIDTAKALGFLSQNPGPMRDYKAPRINTGPALPVVAVPTTAGTGSEATQFTIISDSETDEKMLCTGPSFLPVAAVVDYELTLSMPARLSADTGVDALTHAIEAYVSRRANPFSDGFALSAMAAIGANLREVYKDGSNQAAREAMMLAATQAGIAFSNSSVALVHGMSRPIGAHFHIAHGLANAMLFPAVTEFSVSGAEARYADCARALAVAGEEDDDATAAQALVDELKALARDLAVPTPASRGISREDWDRAVPVMAEQALASGSPGNNPVVPTAEEIEHLYAAIYG from the coding sequence GACCCCTTCATGAAGGACTCCGGAACGGTCGACGCCGCCCTGGCCTCCCTGCGCGATGCGGGGCTGGCCACCGGCCTGTACGCCGAGTGCGTCCCCGACCCCACCACGGACTCCCTGAAGGCCGGCCTCGCCGCGGTTGAGGAGCACCGGGCGGACCTCCTCGTCGGCTTCGGCGGCGGCAGCTCCATCGACACGGCCAAGGCGCTCGGGTTCCTCTCCCAGAACCCCGGCCCGATGCGGGACTACAAGGCGCCCCGGATCAACACCGGCCCCGCCCTGCCCGTCGTCGCCGTCCCGACCACCGCGGGCACCGGCTCCGAGGCCACCCAGTTCACGATCATCAGCGACTCCGAGACGGACGAGAAGATGCTCTGCACGGGCCCGTCGTTCCTGCCGGTCGCAGCGGTGGTGGACTACGAGCTCACGCTGTCCATGCCGGCCCGGCTCAGCGCGGACACCGGCGTGGACGCCCTCACCCACGCGATCGAGGCCTACGTGAGCCGCCGCGCCAACCCCTTCTCGGACGGCTTCGCGCTCTCCGCCATGGCTGCGATCGGCGCGAATCTCCGCGAGGTCTACAAGGACGGCTCGAACCAGGCGGCCCGCGAGGCGATGATGCTCGCCGCCACCCAGGCCGGCATCGCGTTCTCCAACTCGAGCGTGGCCCTCGTGCACGGCATGAGCCGGCCCATCGGCGCGCACTTCCACATCGCCCACGGGCTCGCCAACGCGATGCTCTTCCCGGCCGTCACCGAGTTCTCGGTCTCCGGCGCCGAGGCCCGCTACGCGGACTGCGCGCGGGCCCTCGCCGTCGCGGGAGAGGAGGACGACGACGCCACCGCGGCCCAGGCCCTCGTCGACGAGCTCAAGGCCCTGGCCCGCGACCTCGCGGTGCCCACGCCCGCCTCCCGCGGGATCAGCCGCGAGGACTGGGACCGCGCCGTCCCGGTCATGGCCGAGCAGGCCCTCGCGTCCGGCTCGCCCGGGAACAACCCGGTGGTCCCCACCGCCGAGGAGATCGAGCACCTCTACGCGGCCATCTACGGCTGA
- a CDS encoding CoA-acylating methylmalonate-semialdehyde dehydrogenase, with the protein MTVKTIPHFLNGEETQGVGERTQPVFNPATGEQTGELRLADAADLEAAVANARKAAESWGEVSLSRRTAVLFRFRELVAAHVEDLAALVTAEHGKVISDAKGEIGRGLEVIEFACGIPQLLKGAYSDQASTGIDVFSYRQPVGVVAGITPFNFPVMVPLWMAPVAIATGNAFILKPSERDPSASLLLARLWTEAGLPDGVFQVLHGGKETVDGLLTHPDVDAISFVGSTPIAKYVHETATAHGKRVQALGGAKNHAIILPDADMDNAADHLAAAAFGSAGERCMAISVAVAVGEAADALVGKVADRAQAVKVAEGTEPDAEMGPIITAASRDRMASIVTAAADAGAALVVDGREFTVPGKEGGNWFGPTVLDQVGTDMEAYTEEIFGPVLSVVRVETVEEAIELINANPYGNGTAIFTSSGSNARKFHRGVHVGMIGVNVPIPVPVAYHSFGGWKNSLFGDKHIYGEEGVAFYTRAKVITQRWPEPTHASGATYNFPSN; encoded by the coding sequence ATGACTGTCAAGACCATTCCGCATTTCCTCAACGGCGAGGAGACCCAGGGCGTCGGCGAGCGGACGCAGCCGGTGTTCAACCCGGCCACCGGCGAGCAGACGGGCGAGCTGCGCCTCGCCGACGCGGCCGACCTCGAGGCCGCGGTCGCGAACGCCCGCAAGGCCGCCGAGTCCTGGGGGGAGGTCTCCCTGTCCCGGCGGACCGCGGTGCTGTTCCGCTTCCGCGAGCTGGTCGCCGCCCACGTGGAGGACCTCGCGGCCCTGGTCACGGCCGAGCACGGGAAGGTGATCTCCGACGCCAAGGGCGAGATCGGCCGGGGCCTGGAGGTCATCGAGTTCGCCTGCGGCATCCCGCAGCTGCTCAAGGGCGCCTACTCCGACCAGGCCTCCACCGGCATCGACGTCTTCTCCTACCGCCAGCCCGTCGGCGTCGTCGCCGGGATCACCCCGTTCAACTTCCCCGTCATGGTCCCGCTGTGGATGGCCCCGGTCGCGATCGCCACCGGCAACGCCTTCATCCTCAAGCCGAGCGAGCGGGACCCCTCCGCCTCCCTGCTGCTCGCGCGGCTGTGGACCGAGGCCGGCCTGCCGGACGGGGTCTTCCAGGTCCTGCACGGCGGGAAGGAGACCGTCGACGGGCTCCTGACCCACCCCGACGTCGACGCGATCTCCTTCGTGGGCTCGACCCCGATCGCGAAGTACGTCCACGAGACCGCGACCGCGCACGGCAAGCGCGTCCAGGCCCTGGGCGGGGCGAAGAACCACGCGATCATCCTCCCGGACGCGGACATGGACAACGCCGCCGACCACCTCGCCGCCGCCGCGTTCGGCTCCGCCGGGGAGCGGTGCATGGCCATCTCCGTCGCCGTGGCCGTCGGGGAGGCCGCCGACGCCCTCGTGGGCAAGGTCGCCGACCGCGCCCAGGCCGTCAAGGTCGCCGAGGGCACCGAGCCGGACGCGGAGATGGGCCCGATCATCACCGCCGCCTCCAGGGACCGGATGGCCTCCATCGTCACCGCCGCGGCCGACGCCGGCGCCGCCCTGGTCGTGGACGGGCGGGAGTTCACCGTCCCCGGCAAGGAGGGCGGGAACTGGTTCGGGCCCACCGTGCTCGACCAGGTCGGCACGGACATGGAGGCCTACACCGAGGAGATCTTCGGCCCGGTCCTGTCCGTGGTCCGGGTCGAGACGGTCGAGGAGGCCATCGAGCTGATCAACGCCAACCCCTACGGCAACGGCACCGCGATCTTCACCTCCTCCGGCTCCAACGCCCGCAAGTTCCACCGCGGCGTGCACGTGGGCATGATCGGGGTCAACGTCCCCATCCCCGTCCCGGTCGCCTACCACTCCTTCGGCGGCTGGAAGAACTCCCTCTTCGGCGACAAGCACATCTACGGCGAAGAAGGCGTCGCCTTCTACACCCGCGCCAAAGTCATCACCCAGCGCTGGCCCGAACCCACCCACGCCTCCGGCGCCACCTACAACTTCCCCTCCAACTAG